A stretch of the Bradyrhizobium arachidis genome encodes the following:
- a CDS encoding tetratricopeptide repeat protein, with protein MAHEDRYGLLISTSSDKAASAYREGVDLLLAGWTGAADTLERAIDADPDFALPHIARARLHAFYQQGDLARKKAATARELVARRGDARERAHVEALALAVEGRLPEALAATLKHIEAWPRDALVMAMPLGAFGLFAFSGMADHDQARQDLCERVAHHYGEDWWFLTLHGWALTENGNVARGRPMTERGFDLRRANAHGAHAVLHAMFEDGSIEAADRLVDEWIPTYDRAGILHGHIRWHQALGALEHGDATRALAIYADVLQPTATQAPPLNAITDGASLLWRLNAYGHTVPKALWAEADSAAQKLFPKSGLPFADVHMALFAAATQNQEALATRLAVIEQRVAEGKLPAGPVVPAICRAMQAFADEDFAACVRALTPVLSEVVRIGGSHAQRELIEDTFLVALMRSGELARARALLDARLHRRPSLRDTRWQAAFA; from the coding sequence ATGGCGCACGAGGACCGCTACGGACTTTTGATCTCGACATCGTCTGACAAGGCCGCATCAGCCTATCGCGAAGGCGTGGACCTCCTGCTCGCAGGCTGGACCGGCGCGGCTGATACGCTGGAGCGCGCGATCGATGCCGATCCCGACTTTGCACTGCCGCACATCGCCCGCGCCCGCCTGCATGCCTTCTACCAGCAGGGTGATCTCGCCCGGAAGAAAGCGGCGACCGCACGCGAGCTCGTCGCCAGGCGCGGCGACGCGCGCGAGCGCGCGCATGTTGAGGCGCTGGCGCTCGCTGTCGAGGGGCGGCTGCCCGAGGCGCTCGCTGCCACCCTGAAGCACATCGAGGCTTGGCCCCGCGATGCGCTGGTCATGGCGATGCCGCTCGGTGCGTTCGGCCTGTTTGCGTTCTCCGGCATGGCCGATCACGACCAGGCCCGGCAGGATCTGTGCGAGCGCGTCGCGCATCATTATGGCGAGGATTGGTGGTTCCTCACGCTCCACGGCTGGGCGCTGACCGAGAATGGCAATGTCGCGCGTGGCCGTCCCATGACCGAGCGCGGCTTCGATCTCAGGCGCGCGAACGCGCATGGCGCACACGCCGTGCTGCACGCGATGTTCGAGGACGGCTCGATCGAGGCAGCCGACCGGCTGGTCGACGAATGGATCCCCACTTACGACCGCGCCGGCATTTTGCACGGCCACATCCGCTGGCATCAGGCGCTCGGCGCGCTCGAGCATGGCGACGCCACGCGTGCGCTCGCGATCTACGCCGACGTGCTCCAGCCGACTGCGACACAGGCGCCGCCGCTCAACGCCATCACCGACGGTGCCTCGCTGCTGTGGCGGCTCAACGCTTACGGCCACACCGTGCCGAAGGCGCTGTGGGCCGAGGCCGACAGCGCCGCGCAAAAACTGTTTCCAAAATCGGGGTTGCCGTTCGCCGACGTCCACATGGCGCTGTTCGCGGCCGCGACGCAAAACCAGGAGGCGCTGGCGACGCGCCTTGCCGTGATCGAGCAGCGCGTCGCCGAGGGCAAGCTGCCGGCCGGCCCCGTGGTGCCGGCGATCTGCCGTGCGATGCAGGCCTTTGCCGACGAGGATTTTGCAGCTTGCGTGCGCGCACTGACCCCTGTGCTGTCAGAGGTCGTGCGCATCGGCGGCAGCCACGCGCAGCGCGAGCTGATCGAGGATACTTTTCTCGTCGCGCTGATGCGTAGCGGCGAACTTGCACGCGCCCGCGCGCTGCTCGACGCCCGCCTCCACCGCCGGCCCTCCCTGCGCGATACGCGCTGGCAGGCGGCGTTCGCCTGA
- a CDS encoding AraC family transcriptional regulator, producing the protein MGDELIALELSSSAFAKRERAEAFHQIYGREILRLDIEPLPDTELQIDMSLRALPGMSVAVATTSPIFCDHTASMIDGDDPIFVLNLDGSATHRQNGHETLLGPGDALLTTNGLPGTATTHTTRRVINWRISRTLIAPLVRNFDDGVGRPIDKSNPALSFFLDYLGIVNERQTLANPGMRRAVVTHMLDLAALLLGATEDAAEIANRRGVAAARMRSIKAYIQAQAGNPGFSLASVAAKQKISKSYVQRLFEIEGTSFTDFVQNHRLSLAYKMLTDASFASHSISEIAHRSGFNDISYFNRTFRRAFGASPSDVRVRK; encoded by the coding sequence ATGGGCGACGAACTGATTGCATTGGAGCTCTCCAGCTCGGCATTTGCCAAGCGCGAGCGGGCGGAAGCCTTTCATCAGATCTACGGCCGGGAAATTCTCAGGCTGGACATCGAGCCGCTGCCCGACACCGAACTGCAGATCGACATGAGCCTGCGCGCCCTGCCTGGAATGTCGGTGGCGGTGGCGACGACCTCGCCGATCTTCTGCGATCATACCGCGTCGATGATCGATGGCGACGACCCGATCTTCGTGCTCAATCTCGATGGTTCGGCGACGCATCGGCAGAACGGCCATGAGACGCTGCTCGGTCCGGGCGACGCGCTGCTCACCACGAACGGATTGCCGGGGACGGCGACCACCCACACGACGCGGCGCGTGATCAACTGGCGGATCAGCCGCACCCTGATCGCGCCCCTGGTCAGGAATTTCGACGACGGAGTCGGACGGCCGATCGACAAATCCAATCCGGCGTTGTCGTTCTTTCTGGATTATCTCGGCATCGTCAATGAGCGGCAGACGCTGGCAAATCCCGGCATGCGGCGGGCGGTCGTCACGCACATGCTCGATCTCGCTGCTCTGTTGCTTGGCGCGACCGAAGACGCTGCCGAAATAGCCAATCGACGAGGCGTCGCAGCCGCCCGGATGCGCAGCATCAAGGCCTACATTCAGGCACAGGCGGGCAATCCGGGTTTCAGCCTGGCGTCGGTCGCCGCCAAACAGAAAATCTCCAAATCCTATGTCCAGCGGCTGTTCGAGATCGAAGGAACGAGCTTTACGGATTTCGTTCAAAACCATCGGCTCTCGCTCGCCTACAAGATGCTCACGGATGCGAGCTTTGCGAGCCACTCGATCAGCGAGATCGCGCATCGATCCGGCTTCAACGACATCTCCTACTTCAATCGGACTTTTCGCCGGGCCTTTGGTGCGTCTCCGTCGGACGTTCGCGTTCGCAAGTGA
- the prfH gene encoding peptide chain release factor H, whose amino-acid sequence MIRMLLTSGQGPAECRIALAHALRRLAAEAEALDCDCAVVEEEGADRHGPASAIVILDGAAASDLAKRWTSGSILWVSKSPLRPGYARKNWFVGAFALPVTEVAPATEGAQAPMASDIRFESFRAGGPGGQHQNKTESAVRAVHVPTGLTATARDGRSQHRNKVLAVERLRALLDARARLAHQSEERLVHASHRNVERGATGLRFEGPDFKPAKR is encoded by the coding sequence ATGATCCGGATGCTCCTCACATCGGGGCAAGGGCCTGCGGAGTGTCGCATCGCCCTTGCGCATGCGCTGCGGCGTCTGGCCGCAGAGGCCGAGGCGCTGGACTGCGACTGCGCCGTCGTTGAAGAGGAGGGGGCGGACAGGCACGGGCCGGCATCCGCGATCGTCATCCTCGACGGCGCGGCGGCCTCGGACCTTGCGAAGCGATGGACATCGGGCTCGATTCTCTGGGTCAGCAAGAGTCCGCTTCGGCCGGGCTACGCCCGGAAGAACTGGTTCGTCGGCGCCTTCGCGCTTCCAGTGACGGAGGTCGCGCCGGCAACGGAAGGCGCGCAGGCGCCGATGGCGTCCGACATCCGCTTTGAAAGCTTTCGCGCCGGCGGGCCCGGCGGCCAGCACCAGAACAAGACCGAGAGTGCTGTGCGGGCCGTGCATGTGCCGACGGGGCTTACCGCCACTGCGCGCGACGGCCGGTCCCAGCACCGCAACAAGGTGCTCGCGGTCGAGCGCCTGCGGGCGCTGCTCGACGCGCGGGCGCGCCTTGCGCATCAAAGCGAGGAGCGGCTGGTTCACGCGTCGCATCGAAACGTCGAGCGCGGGGCAACCGGTCTGCGCTTCGAGGGGCCGGATTTCAAGCCGGCGAAGCGCTGA
- a CDS encoding RNA ligase RtcB family protein — MGKLPIVDGRAPIHAFYSSRSWIEGAAVRQLESVAAISGVRAVAGMPDLHPGKFGPVGCAILADRIHPAFVGSDAGCGMALFALDLPARKLRVEKAAERLRKIGRPYDGDIAGEIEAAELPPSDFDGALGTIGGGNHFCELQIVEEVFDASFGIDRQRAYILAHSGSRGLGHALLEQQMSEGLGPIDPASDKGRAYLHAHDHALRWASVNRRLIARRAAQALRCDAELVCQCSHNCVEHRADGLLHRKGAAPSDRGIVVVPGSRGALSYLVEPLAGAPPEALASIAHGAGRKYDRTSMMGRVGATKSDRERLTRNPFGGQVICDDRALLVEEAPEAYKSIAGVIADLASFGLARAVASFRPVVTVKKVVDLTAQKEDRR, encoded by the coding sequence ATGGGCAAGCTTCCCATCGTGGACGGCCGCGCGCCGATCCACGCCTTCTACTCGTCCAGATCCTGGATCGAGGGCGCCGCCGTGCGCCAACTGGAATCCGTCGCCGCGATATCAGGCGTTCGCGCCGTTGCCGGCATGCCGGACCTGCATCCCGGCAAGTTCGGGCCGGTCGGCTGCGCGATCCTCGCCGATCGCATCCATCCGGCCTTCGTCGGCTCCGACGCAGGCTGCGGCATGGCGCTGTTCGCGCTCGACCTTCCCGCACGCAAGCTGCGTGTCGAGAAGGCCGCGGAGCGGCTGCGCAAGATCGGGCGACCCTACGACGGCGACATCGCGGGCGAGATCGAGGCGGCAGAACTGCCGCCGTCCGATTTCGACGGCGCACTCGGCACCATCGGCGGCGGCAACCATTTTTGCGAGCTGCAAATCGTCGAGGAGGTTTTTGACGCATCCTTCGGCATCGACCGCCAACGCGCCTACATTCTGGCGCATTCGGGATCGCGCGGCCTCGGCCACGCGCTGCTCGAGCAGCAGATGTCCGAAGGGCTGGGGCCGATCGACCCCGCAAGCGACAAGGGCCGCGCATATTTGCACGCCCACGACCATGCGTTGCGGTGGGCGTCCGTCAACCGTCGGCTGATCGCACGTCGCGCGGCGCAGGCGCTGCGCTGCGACGCCGAGCTCGTCTGCCAGTGCTCGCACAATTGCGTCGAGCATCGCGCGGACGGTCTGCTGCACCGGAAGGGCGCGGCGCCATCCGACAGGGGAATCGTCGTCGTGCCGGGATCGCGCGGCGCGCTGTCCTATCTGGTCGAGCCGCTCGCCGGTGCGCCGCCGGAGGCCTTAGCGTCGATCGCACACGGCGCCGGGCGCAAATACGACCGGACCTCGATGATGGGGCGCGTCGGCGCGACCAAGTCCGACCGCGAGCGGCTGACGCGCAATCCGTTCGGCGGACAGGTGATCTGCGACGATCGCGCGTTGCTCGTCGAGGAGGCGCCGGAGGCCTACAAGTCGATCGCGGGCGTGATCGCCGACCTCGCTTCGTTCGGCCTCGCACGAGCCGTCGCCTCCTTCCGTCCCGTCGTGACCGTCAAGAAGGTCGTCGATCTCACGGCGCAGAAGGAGGATCGCCGATGA
- a CDS encoding VOC family protein translates to MTSITPFLWFDNNVPQAVAFYKSVFPNAKVETVNDFMAVFELEGQKFNALNGGPQYKFTEAVSFFISVETQEEVDYFWSRLTADGGEESRCGWLKDKFGLSWQVIPKALSRYLSDPDRTKANRVMQAMLKMQKIVIADLDKAYAG, encoded by the coding sequence GTGACCTCGATCACCCCTTTCCTCTGGTTCGACAACAACGTCCCGCAGGCGGTTGCCTTCTACAAATCGGTGTTTCCCAACGCCAAGGTCGAAACGGTCAACGACTTCATGGCGGTCTTCGAGCTGGAAGGGCAGAAGTTCAACGCCCTCAACGGCGGTCCGCAATACAAGTTTACCGAGGCGGTGTCGTTCTTCATCAGCGTCGAGACCCAGGAGGAGGTGGACTATTTCTGGTCCAGGCTCACCGCGGACGGCGGCGAGGAATCGCGATGCGGCTGGCTGAAGGACAAGTTCGGCCTGTCGTGGCAGGTGATCCCCAAGGCGCTGAGCCGTTATCTGAGCGATCCCGACCGGACCAAGGCAAATCGTGTCATGCAGGCGATGCTGAAGATGCAGAAGATCGTCATCGCCGATCTCGACAAGGCGTATGCGGGATAG
- a CDS encoding CoA pyrophosphatase, with protein MMRPFDDATRRNIAKACASFTRAPDAAQPRALKRAAVAVALTASGRGSDTAFLLTLRASSLRAHRGQWALPGGRCDEGETPVEAALRELDEELGLRLGEDAVLGTLDDYPTRSGYLITPVVVWAADSAAIVPNPQEVASVHRIGLDTIEREDAFDFIAIPESARRVIRFHHQGSLIHAPTAALIYQFREVLAGRATRVSELEQPVFAWK; from the coding sequence ATGATGAGACCGTTCGACGATGCCACAAGGCGGAATATCGCCAAAGCCTGCGCGAGTTTTACGCGCGCGCCGGATGCTGCGCAGCCGAGGGCGCTGAAGCGTGCCGCAGTCGCGGTGGCGCTGACCGCATCGGGACGGGGGAGCGACACTGCGTTCCTGTTGACGCTGCGCGCATCGAGCCTGCGCGCGCATCGCGGCCAATGGGCCTTGCCTGGCGGGCGATGTGACGAGGGCGAGACGCCGGTCGAGGCGGCGCTGCGCGAGCTCGACGAGGAACTCGGGTTGCGGCTTGGCGAGGATGCGGTGCTCGGTACGCTCGACGATTATCCGACCCGCTCGGGCTATCTGATCACGCCGGTCGTGGTCTGGGCTGCTGACAGTGCGGCGATCGTGCCGAACCCGCAGGAGGTCGCCTCCGTCCACCGCATTGGCCTCGACACCATCGAGCGCGAGGACGCCTTCGACTTCATCGCGATCCCCGAAAGCGCGCGGCGGGTGATCCGCTTTCATCATCAGGGCAGCCTGATCCACGCCCCGACCGCGGCCCTGATCTACCAGTTCCGCGAGGTGCTGGCGGGGCGCGCAACCCGCGTCAGCGAGCTGGAACAGCCGGTGTTTGCCTGGAAGTGA
- a CDS encoding aldo/keto reductase encodes MQYRQLGRSGLKVSQICLGTMMFGGPTDEATSVRIIAKAREAGVNFIDTADAYSNGGSEEVVGRAIADNRRAWVLATKLANPMNNDMGNDPNRSGLSRRWVLQAADESLKRLGTDAIDIYYLHKEDHSTPLEETVRAMGDLIRSGKVRYFGVSNYRAWRVAEICNICDNIGIDRPVVSQPYYNAMNRMPEVEHFPACGFYGLGIVPYSPLARGVLTGKYRPDAPPDKETRAGRNDTRMMQTEWRPESLALAQEIKTHAEKCGITAGQFAVSWVLNSSFVTSVIAGPRTEAQWDDYISALDYRFTAEDEALIDRLVTPGHPSTPGYNDPAYPIEGRRARTA; translated from the coding sequence ATGCAATACCGCCAGCTCGGCCGCAGCGGCCTGAAAGTGTCGCAGATCTGCCTCGGTACGATGATGTTCGGCGGGCCGACGGATGAGGCGACCTCAGTGCGGATCATCGCGAAAGCGCGCGAGGCCGGGGTCAATTTCATCGACACGGCGGATGCGTATTCGAACGGCGGCTCGGAAGAAGTGGTAGGCCGCGCCATCGCCGACAACCGGCGGGCCTGGGTGCTCGCGACAAAACTCGCCAACCCCATGAACAATGATATGGGCAACGATCCCAATCGCAGCGGGCTGTCGCGGCGCTGGGTGTTGCAGGCGGCGGATGAAAGCCTCAAGCGGCTCGGGACCGACGCCATCGACATCTACTATCTGCACAAGGAGGACCATTCGACGCCGCTTGAGGAGACGGTGCGCGCGATGGGCGATCTGATCCGCTCGGGCAAGGTGCGCTATTTCGGCGTCTCGAATTACCGCGCCTGGCGCGTCGCGGAGATCTGCAACATCTGCGACAACATCGGCATCGACCGCCCCGTGGTGAGCCAGCCCTATTACAACGCGATGAACCGCATGCCCGAGGTCGAGCATTTCCCGGCCTGTGGCTTTTACGGCCTCGGCATCGTGCCCTACAGCCCGCTGGCGCGCGGCGTGCTCACCGGGAAATACCGCCCCGACGCGCCGCCGGACAAGGAGACGCGCGCCGGGCGCAACGACACGCGCATGATGCAGACTGAGTGGCGGCCGGAATCGCTGGCGCTCGCGCAGGAGATCAAGACCCACGCGGAGAAGTGCGGCATCACCGCCGGGCAGTTTGCCGTGTCCTGGGTGTTGAATTCGTCCTTCGTCACGTCAGTCATCGCAGGCCCGCGCACCGAAGCGCAGTGGGACGACTACATAAGCGCGCTCGATTACCGCTTCACCGCCGAAGACGAAGCGCTGATCGACCGCCTGGTGACGCCGGGTCATCCCTCGACGCCAGGCTACAACGATCCGGCCTATCCGATCGAGGGACGGCGCGCACGGACGGCGTGA
- a CDS encoding PaaI family thioesterase, whose amino-acid sequence MIDKAAAKLKSDGWTILETTGFMHLVGPLWERKVDGHHEFALATQDKHHNRRGMVQGGVMMTFADRTCGMTARYVSGKEYMATVQLDTHFVEAGKIGDILISRPRVVRSTRSLIFMSTEVTVDDRCIVMANGVFKILKGPA is encoded by the coding sequence ATGATCGACAAGGCCGCCGCAAAGCTGAAGTCCGACGGCTGGACCATTCTGGAGACCACCGGCTTCATGCATCTGGTCGGCCCGCTCTGGGAGCGCAAGGTCGACGGTCACCATGAATTCGCGCTCGCGACGCAGGACAAGCATCACAACCGCCGCGGCATGGTGCAGGGCGGCGTCATGATGACCTTTGCCGACCGCACCTGCGGCATGACCGCCCGCTACGTCTCCGGCAAGGAGTACATGGCGACGGTGCAGCTCGATACGCATTTCGTCGAGGCCGGCAAGATCGGCGACATCCTGATCTCCCGCCCCCGCGTGGTGCGCTCGACCCGCAGCCTCATCTTCATGAGCACCGAAGTCACCGTCGACGACCGCTGCATCGTGATGGCGAACGGTGTGTTCAAGATTTTGAAGGGGCCGGCGTAG
- a CDS encoding EVE domain-containing protein, with protein MPKSWIAVASAEHVRIGRANGFMQVCHGKGGPLRRISPGDHVAYYSPVETFGGKDRLQAITAIGVVKPGAPYQADMGGGFRPFRRDVAWSDAAEVPIRPLLGSLAFTRDNSNWGYQLRLGLFEIEAEDMELIRHVATSQRPLLLA; from the coding sequence ATGCCCAAAAGCTGGATCGCCGTCGCCTCGGCAGAGCATGTCCGGATCGGACGGGCCAACGGCTTCATGCAGGTCTGCCACGGCAAGGGCGGACCGCTGCGCCGGATCTCGCCGGGCGATCACGTCGCCTATTACTCGCCGGTGGAAACGTTTGGCGGCAAGGACCGCCTCCAGGCCATCACCGCGATCGGCGTCGTCAAGCCCGGGGCGCCGTATCAGGCGGACATGGGTGGAGGGTTCCGGCCATTCCGCCGCGACGTCGCCTGGAGCGATGCCGCCGAGGTGCCGATCCGGCCGCTGCTCGGCAGTCTTGCCTTCACCCGCGACAATTCGAACTGGGGCTATCAGCTCCGCCTCGGCCTGTTCGAGATCGAGGCCGAGGACATGGAGCTGATCCGTCACGTGGCGACGTCGCAACGGCCGCTGCTGCTGGCTTGA
- a CDS encoding DUF3088 domain-containing protein: MTRDRLFLLSPDFLDPAYPGQRFYCWHCALIEGVLASFPALAGSIDVVRVAWPRPRLAVLAAVGEENQSLPLLVLAEGATSAHQTGSHEGRALIADKDGILAALAERHGFPIPHP; encoded by the coding sequence ATGACGCGCGATCGTCTCTTCCTGCTCAGCCCAGATTTCCTTGATCCTGCCTATCCCGGCCAGCGCTTCTATTGCTGGCACTGCGCGCTGATCGAGGGCGTGCTTGCTTCGTTTCCTGCGCTCGCCGGATCGATCGACGTCGTGCGCGTCGCGTGGCCGCGGCCGCGATTGGCCGTGCTTGCCGCCGTCGGCGAGGAGAACCAGTCACTGCCGCTGCTGGTTCTGGCGGAGGGTGCGACGTCGGCTCATCAGACCGGAAGCCACGAGGGACGCGCCCTTATCGCGGACAAGGACGGCATTCTTGCTGCGCTCGCCGAGCGGCATGGATTTCCAATTCCGCATCCCTGA
- a CDS encoding outer membrane protein, whose amino-acid sequence MTITRRSVSALPFVLAFGLAFGPALIDAASAADIPVKAPALAAAPIVDWSGVYAGVHAGYGGGMTDWNNEGFNYPAAGFLGGGQIGINKQIASLVFGLELEGSWASISGTQPLTTGSMGFFFLGTLDDKPKSRLDGMVTLAGRAGLAADRWFVFAKGGLAGVWQTHSLDRTLNDAFGFTMTNNVSGRDFRIAPLIGLGAEYALDAHWSLKAEYDYLHLSTKTVPLSGAATFNGVPAPGFVLNETITQDAIHLIKVGANYRLGPVAVDPVYPPVKAVPGTNWTGAFLGVQGGYGFGRLDRSTFADPTVPGSGTYDMKGWLGGVDGGVNVQSGAFVFGVEGEWMWTGIRGGQNFTGFDPGFNGNVATSLTSTIDWLAIASAKAGFVVGDRLLVYGKGGVAIASERHSNNSVETFQAQPDVFSIATTGRAVHTGVAIGAGAEYALGGNWSIKGEYDYIKMLPQRHTATGVLTLAGPFPDQGNIAPGFDQVRQDLHLFKLGVNYHFNPLSGAVTARY is encoded by the coding sequence ATGACCATCACGAGACGATCCGTTTCAGCGCTTCCATTCGTTCTTGCATTCGGCCTTGCATTCGGTCCTGCCCTGATCGATGCGGCATCTGCCGCCGACATCCCGGTCAAGGCGCCCGCGCTTGCTGCGGCCCCAATTGTCGACTGGAGCGGCGTCTATGCCGGCGTGCATGCCGGCTATGGCGGTGGCATGACGGACTGGAACAACGAGGGATTCAACTATCCCGCCGCAGGCTTTCTGGGCGGCGGACAGATTGGCATCAACAAGCAGATCGCAAGCCTCGTGTTCGGCCTCGAGCTGGAGGGATCCTGGGCCAGCATCAGCGGCACGCAGCCACTGACGACCGGCAGCATGGGGTTCTTCTTCCTCGGCACGCTCGACGACAAGCCCAAATCCCGACTGGACGGAATGGTGACCCTCGCCGGGCGCGCCGGACTTGCCGCCGACCGCTGGTTCGTATTCGCCAAGGGCGGACTCGCCGGCGTCTGGCAGACGCATTCGCTCGACCGCACGCTCAACGACGCCTTCGGCTTCACCATGACCAACAATGTCAGCGGACGCGACTTTCGCATTGCGCCGCTGATCGGCTTAGGGGCCGAATACGCGCTCGATGCGCACTGGTCGCTCAAGGCCGAGTACGACTATCTGCATTTGAGCACGAAGACCGTGCCGCTCAGCGGCGCCGCTACGTTCAACGGCGTGCCGGCCCCGGGCTTCGTCCTCAACGAGACGATCACCCAGGACGCCATTCATTTGATCAAGGTCGGCGCGAACTACCGGCTCGGCCCGGTGGCGGTCGATCCCGTCTATCCGCCGGTCAAGGCGGTGCCCGGGACCAACTGGACCGGCGCGTTTCTGGGTGTGCAGGGCGGCTACGGATTTGGCCGCCTGGATCGCTCGACATTCGCCGATCCGACCGTCCCCGGCAGCGGCACCTACGACATGAAGGGCTGGCTTGGCGGCGTCGACGGCGGCGTCAACGTGCAGTCCGGTGCGTTCGTGTTCGGCGTCGAAGGCGAGTGGATGTGGACGGGCATCCGGGGCGGCCAGAACTTCACGGGATTCGATCCCGGTTTCAACGGCAACGTGGCGACCAGCCTGACCAGCACGATCGACTGGCTGGCCATCGCGAGCGCGAAGGCGGGCTTCGTCGTCGGCGACCGGCTTCTGGTCTACGGCAAGGGCGGTGTCGCGATCGCCAGCGAGCGACACTCGAACAATTCCGTCGAGACTTTCCAGGCGCAACCTGACGTCTTCTCGATCGCCACCACCGGACGGGCCGTGCATACCGGTGTCGCCATTGGCGCCGGCGCCGAGTACGCGCTGGGCGGCAACTGGTCGATCAAGGGCGAATACGATTACATCAAGATGCTACCGCAGCGGCACACCGCAACGGGCGTTTTGACCCTCGCCGGCCCCTTCCCGGACCAGGGCAACATCGCCCCCGGCTTCGACCAGGTTCGCCAGGATCTGCATCTGTTCAAGCTCGGCGTGAACTATCACTTCAATCCGTTGTCCGGAGCGGTGACCGCGCGCTACTGA
- a CDS encoding DUF4188 domain-containing protein: protein MTEIIPSRVTGRIEGDFVVFLIGMRINKPWAVHKWLPVARAMPKMLKELEAAPPDVGFLGHTGLSKIIVQYWRSFDHLERYARNRDALHWPAWVDFNRRMKETRGDVGIWHETYRVRAGDYEAIYSGMPAFGLGKAGVSAAVPDTSAARQRLGAA from the coding sequence ATGACCGAAATCATCCCCAGCCGCGTGACCGGTCGGATCGAGGGCGACTTCGTGGTCTTCCTTATCGGCATGCGCATAAACAAGCCCTGGGCCGTCCACAAGTGGCTGCCGGTTGCCCGGGCCATGCCGAAAATGCTGAAGGAACTGGAAGCAGCCCCGCCCGACGTCGGCTTTCTCGGCCACACCGGGCTCAGCAAGATCATCGTGCAATATTGGCGCAGCTTCGATCATCTCGAACGCTACGCCAGGAATCGCGATGCGTTGCATTGGCCGGCGTGGGTCGATTTCAACAGGCGCATGAAGGAGACGCGCGGCGACGTCGGCATCTGGCACGAAACCTATCGGGTCCGGGCCGGCGATTACGAGGCGATCTATAGCGGCATGCCGGCGTTTGGTCTCGGCAAGGCCGGTGTCTCCGCCGCCGTCCCCGACACGAGTGCTGCGCGGCAGCGGCTGGGCGCCGCCTAG